The following proteins come from a genomic window of Sorghum bicolor cultivar BTx623 chromosome 3, Sorghum_bicolor_NCBIv3, whole genome shotgun sequence:
- the LOC8075510 gene encoding fimbrin-2, translating to MGFDGLVVVSDPYLQRRFTQADLRVLQTQYAALRDASPNGRLRIRDLPAAISSVRGRGAVRGRDAEKENSAPEPGPGLGLTDEEWASVLKAVARADEKPHQDASFELFLRVYAEMQLRLKAASGGGAGRAGGIARSSSSSAVAFLTAATTTLLHTISESEKASYVGHINAYLAEDPFLKTALPIDPATDHIFHVTKDGVLLCKLINLAVPGTIDERAINTKRVLNLWEKNENHTLCLNSAKAIGCTVVNIGTQDLAEGRPHLVLGLISQIIKIQLLADVNLKSTPQLVELVEDSKEMEELMSLSPEKILLRWMNFQLKKGGFQKTVTNFSSDIKDSEAYACLLNVLAPECSAKPSAMSVKDLLHRARLILEHADRMGCKRYLTPKDIVDGLPNLNLAFVAHIFQKRNGLSKQMKQVSFVDGLSDDAQVSREERSFRLWINSLGISTYINNVFEDLRNGWVLLEVIDKIAPGSVNWKMANRPPIKLPFRKVENCNQVLKIGKELKFSLVNIAGNDIVQGNKKLILAFLWQLMRYNILQLLKNLRFHSNGKEITDNDILAWANKKVKDSGKHHSHMQSFKDKSLSSGTFFLDLLSAVEPRVVNWSLVTKGEKDEEKQMNASYIISVARKLGCSIFLLPEDILEVNQKMMLTLTASIMYWYLKRPTSHSLDSENGSSCETTSITTSDDSASESSIDDNTTR from the exons ATGGGGTTTGACGGGCTGGTCGTGGTGTCCGATCCCTACCTGCAGCGCCGCTTCACGCAGGCCGACCTTCGCGTGCTCCAGACCCAG TATGCGGCGCTGCGGGACGCGTCGCCTAACGGGAGGCTGCGGATACGGGACCTCCCCGCCGCCATCTCTAGCGTCCGCGGCCGCGGTGCGGTCAGGGGCAGGGACGCCGAGAAGGAGAATAGCGCGCCGGAGCCAGGCCCCGGCCTGGGCCTCACTGACGAGGAGTGGGCCTCCGTGCTTAAGGCCGTCGCGCGCGCCGACGAGAAGCCGCATCAGGACGCCAGCTTCGAGCTCTTCCTCCGCGTTTACGCCGAGATGCAGCTGCGCCTCAAGGCAGCCAGCGGCGGTGGCGCCGGCCGCGCCGGAGGAATCGCgcgctcctcgtcctcctctgctGTTGCCTTCCTCACGGCGGCCACAACCACGCTGCTGCACACCATCAGCGAGTCCGAGAAGGCGTCCTACGTCGGCCACATCAACGCCTACCTCGCCGAGGATCCATTCCTAAAGACCGCCCTCCCCATCGATCCGGCGACCGATCACATCTTCCACGTCACCAAGGACGGCGTGCTCCTATG CAAACTCATCAACTTGGCGGTACCTGGCACCATCGACGAGCGAGCCATCAACACCAAGAGGGTGCTCAATCTGTGGGAGAAGAACGAGAACCACACGCTTTGCCTCAACTCCGCCAAGGCGATCGGCTGCACTGTCGTCAACATCGGCACACAGGACCTCGCCGAAGGGAGG CCTCATCTGGTCCTGGGTTTAATTTCTCAAATAATCAAG ATACAACTGTTGGCAGATGTTAATCTTAAAAGCACACCTCAATTAGTTGAATTGGTTGAGGACAGTAAG GAGATGGAGGAGCTTATGAGCTTGTCTCCTGAAAAGATTCTACTAAGGTGGATGAACTTTCAACTCAAGAAAGGAGGTTTCCAGAAAACAGTAACAAATTTTTCATCAGATATAAAA GATAGTGAAGCGTATGCTTGTCTACTGAATGTCCTGGCACCTGAATGCAGTGCGAAACCATCTGCGATGTCTGTAAAAGATCTACTTCATAGAGCAAGGTTAATCCTTGAGCATGCAGATAGGATGGGCTGCAAAAGATACCTGACTCCAAAAGACATAGTTGATGGTTTACCCAATCTAAATCTTGCCTTTGTGGCTCATATTTTCCAAAAAAG AAATGGGTTGTCCAAACAAATGAAACAAGTTTCCTTTGTGGATGGACTCTCTGATGATGCTCAAGTTTCCAGGGAAGAAAGGTCATTCCGGCTGTGGATTAACAGCCTTGGAATTTCTACTTACATCAACAATGTGTTTGAGGACCTTAGAAATGG ATGGGTTCTCCTTGAGGTAATTGACAAGATTGCTCCAGGCTCAGTTAATTGGAAGATGGCAAATCGCCCACCAATAAAATTACCATTCAGGAAAGTCGAAAATTGCAATCAAGTTTTGAAGATTGGAAAAGAACTAAAATTTTCTTTGGTGAATATCGCTGGAAATGATATTGTGCAAGGGAACAAAAAACTGATATTAG CTTTTCTGTGGCAATTGATGCGGTACaatattcttcaattgctgaagaatcttagatTTCACTCAAATGGAAAAGAGATCACAGATAATGACATATTGGCATGGGCCAATAAAAAAGTAAAAGATTCTGGAAAGCACCACTCTCATATGCAAAGTTTCAAG GATAAAAGCCTTTCAAGTGGTACCTTTTTCCTTGACTTACTAAGTGCTGTGGAGCCTCGAGTTGTGAATTGGAGCCTTGTGACCAAAGGAGAAAAAG ATGAAGAGAAGCAAATGAACGCGTCATACATCATTTCGGTGGCTAGGAAGCTTGGTTGCTCCATTTTCTTGTTGCCAGAAGATATATTGGAG GTGAACCAGAAGATGATGCTAACTCTGACAGCAAGCATCATGTACTGGTATTTGAAAAGGCCAACATCACATTCATTGGACTCTGAAAATGGGAGTTCATGTGAGACAACCTCCATCACAACTTCAGATGATTCTGCATCTGAATCATCGATTGATGACAATACAACCAGATAA